Proteins from a single region of Argiope bruennichi chromosome 6, qqArgBrue1.1, whole genome shotgun sequence:
- the LOC129972207 gene encoding uncharacterized protein LOC129972207 has protein sequence MGENKIFCVNCLKDVDADTHQNCTLTIYDWLAAEERDDAENFQQNQAELNMQQQRVHNSRVLKSGNGTKNLSKRRSDCASSEAAIQPPMKVICNNRNSINIRILGAHNPRNQHPQIVEDGNNILRHEEDSELHHDPVQMCYSEAAPMSHLQLDPVSPDATDSEQRTGPTAFESMMQQENEFQNIQPRNNESNKFYQEYTQFNDGQNFVGNNLQTITNSDFPADFREPVLHMKMNIFEAIRHQHDYTTLENQYISHEPHPSITNSYIITPVENYPETLNTLPSGSENTVALNYVTRDQVMENKETAVVDQNDCLSTNLVSLTEMQIENKEVYSKIEHNLLLKTCSRSIQQKTVKERTLQKIPEKTAYQKNVVRCTPKKHVEKIMQLGKDSGKSVQQKKVFENSMLQKNPEKGIQQENVFEKNMQQGKDSEKGIQQEKGSEKSMQQRKDSEKGIQQEKGSEKSMQQGEDSEKSIQQEKGSEKSMQQGEDSEKGIQQEKGSEKSMQQGKDSEKGIQQEKGSEKSMQQGKDSEKGIQQEKGSEKSMQQGKDSEKGIQQEKGSEKSMQQGKDSEKGIEEEKGSEKSMQQWKHPEKDVQQKKGPDKDMQQKDSEKSAYMKKKTEKSEKQKQDTETSRQENDSDAGTQQDDGGRFTGEGYKSIHEFIEALNNGTLYKRF, from the coding sequence ATGGGCGAGAACAAAATTTTCTGCGTTAATTGTTTGAAGGATGTTGATGCCGATACGCATCAGAACTGCACTTTGACTATTTACGACTGGCTGGCTGCAGAGGAAAGAGATGACGCAGAAAACTTTCAGCAAAATCAAGCGGAATTAAATATGCAACAGCAGCGAGTGCACAATTCCCGTGTATTGAAAAGTGGAAATGGGACTAAAAATTTATCGAAAAGAAGATCTGATTGTGCCAGTTCCGAAGCAGCCATTCAGCCTCCAATGAAGGTAATCTGCAATAACAGAAATTCGATAAATATTCGGATTTTGGGAGCTCACAATCCCAGAAATCAACATCCACAGATCGTTGAAGAcggaaataatattttacgacATGAGGAAGACTCTGAATTACACCATGATCCCGTTCAAATGTGTTATTCAGAAGCTGCTCCGATGTCGCATCTACAATTGGATCCTGTGTCTCCTGATGCTACGGACAGCGAGCAGAGGACTGGGCCAACAGCATTTGAAAGTATGATGCagcaagaaaatgaatttcaaaatatccaaCCACGGAATAATgaaagtaacaaattttatcaGGAATATACTCAATTCAATGACGGACAAAACTTTGTAGGAAATAATTTACAGACAATCACTAATTCAGATTTTCCAGCTGATTTCCGCGAACCAGTTCTGCacatgaaaatgaatatattcgaGGCTATAAGACATCAGCATGACTATACAACATTAGAAAATCAGTACATTTCACATGAGCCACATCCAAGTATAACGAATTCGTATATTATTACTCCTGTGGAAAACTATCCTGAAACCCTGAACACTTTACCAAGTGGCTCGGAAAATACGGTTGCTTTAAACTATGTTACGCGAGATCAAGTAATGGAAAATAAAGAAACGGCCGTCGTTGATCAAAATGATTGTTTGTCGACAAATCTAGTTTCCCTGACAGAAATGCAAATTGAAAACAAGGAGGTATACAGTAAAATAGAGcataatcttttattaaagacTTGTTCCAGAAGTATTCAACAAAAAACTGTAAAGGAACGTACTCTTCAGAAAATCCCAGAAAAGACAGCATATCAGAAAAATGTGGTGAGGTGTACACCCAAAAAGCATGTTGAGAAGATTATGCAACTAGGAAAGGATTCAGGGAAAAGTGTACAACAAAAGAAGGTATTCGAGAATAGTATGCTACAAAAGAATCCAGAGAAAGGTATACAACAAGAAAATGTGTTTGAGAAGAATATGCAACAGGGGAAAGATTCAGAGAAGGGTATACAACAAGAGAAGGGATCCGAGAAAAGTATGCAACAGAGGAAAGATTCAGAGAAGGGTATACAACAAGAGAAAGGATCCGAGAAAAGTATGCAACAGGGGGAAGATTCAGAGAAGAGTATACAACAAGAGAAAGGATCCGAGAAAAGTATGCAACAGGGGGAAGATTCAGAGAAGGGTATACAACAAGAGAAGGGATCCGAGAAAAGTATGCAACAGGGGAAAGATTCAGAGAAGGGTATACAACAAGAGAAGGGATCCGAGAAAAGTATGCAACAGGGGAAAGATTCAGAGAAGGGTATACAACAAGAGAAGGGATCCGAGAAAAGTATGCAACAGGGGAAAGATTCAGAGAAGGGTATACAACAAGAGAAGGGATCCGAGAAAAGTATGCAACAGGGGAAAGATTCAGAGAAGGGCATAGAAGAAGAGAAGGGATCCGAGAAAAGTATGCAACAATGGAAACATCCTGAGAAAGACGTACAACAAAAGAAGGGACCCGACAAGGATATGCAACAGAAGGATTCAGAGAAGAGTGCatacatgaaaaagaaaacagagaAAAGCGAGAAACAGAAACAGGATACAGAGACAAGCAGGCAAGAGAATGATTCAGACGCTGGTACGCAACAAGACGATGGTGGAAGATTTACAGGAGAAGGCTACAAATCGATTCATGAATTTATCGAAGCATTAAATAATGGTACactatataaaagattttaa